The following are from one region of the Sorghum bicolor cultivar BTx623 chromosome 2, Sorghum_bicolor_NCBIv3, whole genome shotgun sequence genome:
- the LOC8055799 gene encoding protein ODORANT1 gives MGRQPCCAKVGLKRGPWTVEEDQKLVTFLLTNGHCCWRAVPKLAGLLRCGKSCRLRWTNYLRPDVKRGLLSSEEERTVIDLHEQLGNRWSKIASQLPGRTDNEIKNHWNTHIKKKLRKMGIDPVTHKPLHQPASPPPPPPLTRQEQEEKDTGGSPEEEEEEEIVTAITAGHDASCTDEVPMALLLDDMDIVLPGDDVVGAQAAACVGTVYSPESSSSSSSYSASAAALSGGSSSSSVDGECPDWLPMMDWPEPIWQLEDVVTARTPWEFEDPFVYQRIALFDHQETF, from the exons ATGGGGAGGCAACCGTGCTGCGCTAAGGTGGGGCTGAAGAGGGGCCCGTGGACGGTGGAGGAGGACCAGAAGCTCGTCACCTTCCTCCTCACCAACGGCCACTGCTGCTGGCGCGCCGTGCCCAAGCTCGCCG GACTGCTGCGGTGCGGGAAGAGCTGCAGGCTGCGGTGGACCAACTACCTCCGGCCGGACGTCAAGCGCGGCCTGCTGTcgtcggaggaggagaggacggTGATCGACCTGCACGAGCAGCTGGGGAACCGGTGGTCCAAGATCGCGTCGCAGCTGCCGGGGAGGACGGACAACGAGATCAAGAACCACTGGAACACGCACATCAAGAAGAAGCTCAGGAAGATGGGCATCGACCCCGTCACCCACAAGCCCCTCCATCAGCCCGCttctcctccacctcctcctcctctgactcggcaggagcaggaggagaaggACACCGGTGGATCgccggaagaggaggaggaggaggagatcgTCACGGCGATCACGGCAGGACACGATGCGTCCTGCACCGACGAGGTGCCCATGGCGCTCCTCCTGGACGACATGGACATCGTGTTGCCAGGCGACGACGTGGTCGGTGCACAGGCCGCGGCCTGCGTCGGCACGGTTTACTCGCCCgagtcttcttcctcctcctcgtcctacTCCGCCTCGGCGGCAGCATTGAgtggtggcagcagcagcagcagcgtcgACGGCGAGTGTCCtgattggctgccgatgatggaCTGGCCGGAGCCGATTTGGCAGCTAGAGGACGTGGTTACGGCGCGGACGCCGTGGGAGTTTGAGGACCCCTTCGTCTACCAGAGGATCGCCTTGTTTGATCACCAGGAAACGTTCTGA